The Vibrio astriarenae genome contains a region encoding:
- a CDS encoding 3-deoxy-D-manno-octulosonic acid kinase, with protein sequence MLKYKQVNNTHYWYNPDLLTEEVECAFDMNFWKNQEAVVGSAQGRGTTWFVRGLAGEFAIRHYRRGGLFGKLVRDSYLNLGLKRTRSYQELEILQRLSDAGVNVPSPVAAKVTQGLITYTADIITGRISGAKDLYTLLGKPIETEVDFYAIGEQIRKMHDVGVNHTDLNIHNILIDASRAVWIIDFDKCYFHSGDHWKKSNMDRLFRSFKKEAEKGAIQYHSSQIDALLAGYRAPTQGE encoded by the coding sequence ATGCTGAAATACAAACAAGTCAACAACACTCATTACTGGTATAACCCAGACCTTCTCACCGAAGAGGTTGAGTGTGCCTTTGATATGAACTTTTGGAAAAACCAAGAGGCGGTTGTCGGCTCAGCTCAGGGAAGAGGTACAACTTGGTTTGTTCGAGGTTTAGCAGGAGAGTTTGCGATTCGTCACTATCGACGAGGTGGCCTTTTTGGCAAGTTGGTTAGAGACAGTTACTTAAACCTGGGTTTGAAACGGACCAGAAGCTATCAAGAACTAGAGATTCTTCAACGCCTTTCAGATGCGGGAGTGAATGTCCCTTCTCCGGTTGCCGCAAAGGTCACTCAAGGTTTAATCACATACACCGCAGATATCATTACTGGCAGAATTTCAGGCGCGAAGGACCTCTATACCCTGTTAGGTAAGCCAATAGAAACTGAAGTGGACTTTTACGCCATTGGCGAGCAGATCAGAAAGATGCATGATGTCGGGGTAAACCACACGGATCTCAACATCCACAATATCTTAATTGATGCATCGAGAGCGGTATGGATTATTGATTTTGACAAATGCTATTTTCATTCAGGTGATCATTGGAAGAAGAGTAATATGGACCGTCTATTTCGCTCTTTCAAAAAAGAAGCTGAAAAAGGGGCTATCCAATATCACTCTTCTCAAATAGATGCCTTACTGGCTGGATACCGCGCCCCTACGCAGGGTGAGTAG
- a CDS encoding O-antigen ligase family protein, which yields MIHRLDTSLKWLFFALPTTAFMGHKFLVINAVLIFLVSLTRMTRDAFQNNAFKPLIYAFLLTIPLSIPHVIIDGGRMAALDTPSRYLLVAIMAMGLSQFRVSLDWFYKSFMAASIVSFILFPIYCHLYLGTDRYFTELFGKHVYVLAVAYYSIIGMLVCACAIRSYLGRGQTKWAIYAAMCSILFFITSFLSGSKVLLVSLPILALIVALSVLQLEKSQRPKVYLASSIVIVASIVFFPTTTMFERIERDVENINLDTTTSTNARIEMLKSGYHTFIEAPLFGMGYEKRKEFNNKLYDEGVIFFPYLEDGKHSLHNEYVNALAKKGIIGFILVSLLYLAPIYCAYKLRENNGDVLLLITVFVGAFVCIGATQAPLFGSSTSTYYAIISLFILLTLRRGAVSSQ from the coding sequence ATGATACATAGATTAGACACCTCTCTTAAGTGGTTGTTTTTTGCTCTTCCCACAACCGCTTTTATGGGGCATAAATTTCTGGTCATTAATGCAGTCCTGATCTTCTTGGTTTCTTTAACGCGGATGACTAGGGATGCATTCCAAAACAATGCCTTCAAACCTTTGATCTATGCATTCTTGCTGACGATTCCTTTATCAATACCTCATGTCATTATCGATGGGGGGAGGATGGCTGCTCTTGATACACCTAGTCGTTACCTTTTGGTTGCTATTATGGCGATGGGTCTTAGTCAGTTTCGCGTAAGCCTTGACTGGTTTTATAAGTCTTTTATGGCAGCTTCAATCGTCTCTTTTATCCTTTTCCCGATCTATTGCCACTTGTATCTGGGAACGGACCGTTACTTTACAGAGCTTTTTGGAAAGCATGTCTATGTTTTAGCCGTTGCCTACTATTCGATTATTGGAATGTTGGTGTGTGCTTGTGCTATCCGTTCATATTTAGGGCGAGGGCAAACTAAATGGGCTATATACGCCGCAATGTGTTCAATACTATTTTTCATCACCTCATTTCTATCGGGCTCGAAAGTATTGCTGGTATCATTGCCCATTTTGGCACTGATAGTTGCCTTGAGCGTGCTGCAGTTAGAAAAGTCTCAACGACCTAAAGTCTATTTAGCAAGTTCTATTGTGATCGTTGCTTCCATTGTATTTTTTCCTACCACTACAATGTTTGAGCGAATTGAAAGAGATGTTGAAAACATAAATCTTGATACTACTACATCAACTAATGCGCGTATTGAAATGTTAAAAAGTGGCTACCATACGTTCATTGAAGCACCTTTGTTTGGTATGGGCTATGAGAAGCGTAAAGAGTTCAATAACAAGCTGTATGATGAGGGGGTGATATTTTTCCCTTACCTCGAAGATGGTAAACACTCACTACACAATGAATACGTGAATGCGCTAGCCAAGAAAGGAATCATTGGTTTCATACTAGTGAGTCTGTTATATCTTGCTCCGATCTACTGTGCGTACAAGCTGCGTGAAAACAATGGTGATGTACTGTTACTCATCACCGTTTTTGTTGGGGCCTTTGTTTGCATTGGAGCAACACAAGCGCCACTGTTTGGCTCTAGTACATCGACATACTACGCCATCATATCTCTCTTTATTCTACTCACCCTGCGTAGGGGCGCGGTATCCAGCCAGTAA
- the waaA gene encoding lipid IV(A) 3-deoxy-D-manno-octulosonic acid transferase, with protein sequence MLARWLYTLVLFLLSPVLLWGLYRKRSNKPSFNQRWVEHFGFTPQLFGSKRPVIWIHAVSVGEVLAAKRLIADLVKKYPEKLVLVTTTTSTGAEQAQKIEGIEHRYMPIDFSWCVKNFLKVVDPQVLLIIETELWPNTINAVARAKVPIVLVNGRLSEKSLNNYQKIQPLIRPLLKQIDLVLTVGERDKHRFEKLGIATDKALSTGNLKYDVRVPEHAQRNGAELKRLLGEDRKVLVAASTHQGEDEIVLKAFMQARQSIPELLLILVPRHPERFDDVAALISSNNLKYVRRTQQENELDLDVYLADTIGEMFTFMFAADLVLMGGSFIGDKVGGHNYIEPLAASKPCLTGPSYYNFQEIAEDLIELNALTVVSEDNLSDTIVTQLLAPTVQTLTPNWAAYIDSKASSIDKTKAYITRYLQ encoded by the coding sequence ATGCTTGCTCGCTGGCTATATACCTTAGTTCTCTTTTTGCTGAGCCCTGTTCTACTTTGGGGTTTGTACCGAAAGCGGTCTAACAAACCTAGTTTTAATCAACGTTGGGTTGAGCATTTTGGCTTTACTCCTCAGCTGTTTGGTTCGAAGCGCCCTGTTATTTGGATTCATGCGGTATCAGTGGGTGAAGTGTTAGCAGCGAAGAGGTTGATTGCTGATCTCGTAAAAAAATACCCAGAGAAGTTGGTGCTCGTTACCACAACGACGAGCACGGGGGCTGAGCAGGCTCAAAAAATTGAGGGTATCGAGCATAGGTATATGCCGATTGATTTTAGTTGGTGTGTGAAAAACTTTCTTAAGGTGGTTGACCCACAAGTATTGTTGATTATTGAAACGGAACTGTGGCCAAATACAATCAACGCTGTCGCTCGAGCGAAAGTACCTATTGTGTTAGTCAATGGACGGCTATCTGAGAAATCATTGAACAACTACCAAAAAATTCAGCCTCTTATTCGCCCCCTTCTCAAGCAAATTGATCTCGTATTAACCGTTGGGGAGCGTGATAAACATCGCTTTGAGAAATTGGGTATAGCCACTGACAAAGCGCTGTCTACTGGCAACTTAAAATATGATGTAAGAGTCCCTGAACATGCTCAGCGAAATGGCGCCGAACTGAAGAGGCTTTTAGGTGAAGATAGAAAGGTCTTAGTCGCTGCAAGTACACACCAAGGAGAAGATGAGATTGTACTCAAGGCTTTTATGCAGGCGAGGCAATCCATACCCGAACTTTTGCTGATATTAGTCCCTCGTCATCCTGAGCGATTTGACGATGTCGCCGCCTTAATCAGTAGCAATAATCTAAAGTATGTTCGCAGAACTCAACAGGAAAACGAACTCGACCTTGATGTCTACCTAGCTGACACGATTGGGGAGATGTTTACTTTCATGTTCGCCGCAGACTTGGTATTGATGGGAGGGAGCTTTATTGGAGACAAAGTCGGAGGACATAATTACATCGAGCCATTAGCCGCTTCTAAACCATGCTTGACTGGACCGAGTTACTATAACTTTCAGGAAATAGCAGAAGATTTGATTGAATTAAATGCACTGACTGTAGTCTCAGAAGATAACCTTAGTGATACAATTGTCACCCAATTGCTCGCGCCGACTGTTCAAACGCTTACCCCAAATTGGGCTGCCTATATTGACAGTAAAGCAAGTTCAATAGACAAGACAAAAGCTTATATAACGAGATACCTTCAATGA
- the waaF gene encoding lipopolysaccharide heptosyltransferase II, with product MKKILVIGPSWVGDMVMSQGLYKELVKQYPDAKIDVLAPGWCKAILERMPEVNSAIEMPLGHGQFDIKTRYQLGVGLRKAQYDLAFTLPNSAKSALIPWFAKVPKRVGWKGEMRFGLLNDIRTNKKSFQYMLERYVSLAHPKHLMTGTGCLGELEDLPFPELTLSQSAQQALSEKFNLDVTRPIIGLCPGAEFGPAKRWPEQHFAVVANQMIEKGYQVALFGSAKDKEVTSKIVELINPENESSVRDLAGETSLLEAIDLIGMCKTVISNDSGLMHVAAAVGCNVVAIYGSSSPKYTPPLTSKLAVLNTDIECRPCFQRTCPKKHLNCLNELPPTRVIDAINNFDLIVRGS from the coding sequence ATGAAGAAAATACTTGTTATAGGACCCTCTTGGGTTGGCGACATGGTTATGTCACAAGGCTTATACAAAGAGCTTGTTAAGCAATACCCAGATGCAAAAATTGATGTTTTGGCTCCTGGCTGGTGTAAAGCGATTTTAGAGCGAATGCCGGAAGTTAATTCAGCGATTGAAATGCCATTAGGTCATGGTCAATTTGATATAAAAACACGGTATCAATTAGGTGTTGGCTTGAGAAAAGCGCAGTATGACTTGGCCTTTACTCTTCCCAACTCAGCCAAGTCGGCGTTAATCCCGTGGTTTGCTAAAGTTCCCAAAAGAGTGGGCTGGAAAGGCGAAATGCGCTTTGGTTTGCTTAACGATATTCGAACCAACAAAAAGTCTTTTCAGTATATGCTTGAGCGTTATGTCTCACTGGCTCACCCCAAGCATCTAATGACAGGAACGGGATGTTTAGGTGAGTTGGAGGATTTGCCCTTTCCTGAGCTAACTCTCTCACAGAGTGCTCAACAAGCGCTGTCAGAAAAGTTTAATCTTGACGTCACTCGCCCTATCATTGGCTTATGTCCTGGCGCAGAGTTTGGCCCGGCGAAACGATGGCCCGAGCAACACTTTGCTGTGGTAGCTAATCAGATGATAGAAAAGGGTTATCAAGTCGCTCTGTTTGGCTCTGCGAAAGACAAAGAAGTCACAAGTAAGATTGTTGAACTGATTAATCCGGAGAACGAGTCGTCTGTGCGAGACTTAGCTGGTGAAACGAGTTTACTCGAAGCCATTGATTTGATTGGCATGTGTAAAACGGTCATTAGTAACGATTCTGGGCTCATGCATGTGGCAGCTGCGGTAGGTTGTAATGTTGTTGCCATTTATGGTTCAAGCTCACCTAAATATACGCCTCCACTCACGAGTAAACTTGCAGTGTTGAATACGGATATTGAATGTCGACCATGCTTCCAAAGAACGTGTCCGAAAAAACACTTGAACTGTTTAAATGAGTTGCCTCCTACTCGTGTCATTGATGCCATTAATAACTTTGACCTGATTGTTCGAGGCTCATAA
- a CDS encoding glycosyl transferase family 90: MKLKYYFNYFKRRMTPKALLNLRRRGLEKKYVSQQDYIKQRVGYYIKLDRSFRLPNEAVSIGRFNHKGQSQYVIDLMSVMRFFPDTFRFLYHFGDETHIEPYPTIFKARPIDGDNENSIIMKLVTYRHFRFVEDKKDFADKKDLAVFRGAVTQPHRIRFMEQMFDHPLVDAGQSNQSDSHPEWKKPFMSVEEQLDYKFIICLEGNDVASNLKWAMSSNSVVVSPKMKFETWFMEGTLVPGIHYIEVKDDWSDLEEKLSFYISNPDEARKIVSNAHDYLKPFRDEDLEELVSIKTLETYFSLSGQLTR, encoded by the coding sequence GTGAAATTAAAATACTATTTCAACTACTTCAAACGCCGTATGACCCCCAAGGCTCTCCTAAACTTGCGTAGGCGCGGTCTAGAAAAGAAGTATGTATCGCAGCAAGATTACATAAAGCAAAGAGTCGGCTACTACATCAAGCTAGATCGCTCTTTCAGGTTACCTAACGAAGCTGTATCGATAGGCCGGTTTAATCACAAAGGGCAGAGCCAATATGTTATCGATTTGATGTCGGTTATGCGCTTTTTTCCGGACACTTTTCGTTTTCTTTATCACTTTGGTGATGAAACACACATCGAGCCTTATCCCACTATTTTTAAGGCAAGACCAATCGATGGTGACAATGAAAACTCTATCATCATGAAACTGGTCACGTACCGTCACTTTAGATTTGTGGAAGATAAAAAAGATTTCGCGGACAAAAAGGACTTGGCGGTTTTCAGAGGGGCGGTAACCCAGCCTCATCGTATCCGTTTTATGGAGCAAATGTTCGACCACCCTCTCGTTGACGCAGGTCAGTCAAATCAATCAGACAGCCACCCAGAGTGGAAAAAACCATTTATGTCGGTTGAAGAGCAACTAGACTACAAATTTATCATCTGCTTAGAGGGCAATGATGTTGCCTCAAATCTAAAATGGGCGATGTCGTCTAACTCTGTTGTAGTTTCTCCTAAAATGAAGTTTGAGACTTGGTTTATGGAGGGCACTCTAGTGCCAGGCATTCACTATATTGAGGTTAAAGATGATTGGTCTGATCTCGAAGAGAAACTTAGCTTTTATATATCTAACCCCGATGAGGCAAGAAAAATAGTCAGCAATGCGCATGACTATCTCAAGCCCTTTAGAGATGAAGACCTAGAGGAGCTGGTTAGCATCAAAACACTTGAAACCTACTTTAGCCTCTCTGGGCAACTAACACGATAG
- a CDS encoding glycosyltransferase family 9 protein, translating to MKNIAVFVPHRDQFGNITTQLPMLCALREEYPSAEITLYSKTDNSSLLASCGVADHVVNYSSWSTRALLSHVNSKKFEQVYNVYSGSERIHCVVMLSNAKKKYGFSNSKWVHRFGNYDHHIFTQKGKQYIALNNLELVNQVSQKQYDTTIIEKYGSLTEMKPNNVVVLPGGGAGAFKVWDIENYCEVVSELDKQFNGQGQYAFTFVLGPDEAEKQQVIEKQLAGYDNVYIAQSPNITDLIALASKASLVLSNDCGPCHIFQMLKAPMIMVWGWQEIKNGWRSPYHVLTEWYLAHDASWCVFPAEDKKNINAIVPEQVTDIATTYLAKQSL from the coding sequence GTGAAAAATATTGCAGTATTCGTCCCTCATAGAGACCAATTTGGGAACATTACGACACAATTACCGATGCTATGTGCTTTGAGAGAAGAGTACCCGTCTGCAGAAATCACTCTTTACAGTAAAACCGATAATAGCTCACTTCTGGCTTCGTGTGGTGTTGCTGATCACGTTGTGAACTACTCTTCATGGAGCACCCGAGCACTATTAAGTCACGTAAACTCAAAGAAGTTTGAGCAGGTGTATAACGTTTATTCGGGCTCAGAGCGAATACACTGTGTTGTCATGCTTTCAAATGCCAAGAAAAAGTATGGCTTCAGCAACTCTAAGTGGGTGCATCGATTTGGTAACTATGATCACCATATTTTCACGCAAAAAGGTAAGCAGTACATCGCCTTGAACAACCTTGAATTGGTGAATCAGGTTTCTCAAAAACAGTACGATACGACCATTATCGAGAAGTACGGCTCGCTGACCGAGATGAAGCCAAATAACGTTGTAGTGTTGCCTGGCGGTGGTGCTGGTGCCTTTAAAGTTTGGGATATTGAAAACTACTGTGAAGTTGTCTCTGAACTCGATAAGCAGTTTAATGGGCAAGGACAATATGCATTTACTTTTGTTTTAGGCCCTGATGAAGCAGAAAAACAGCAAGTTATTGAGAAACAGCTTGCTGGGTATGACAATGTTTATATTGCTCAGTCACCAAATATTACGGACCTGATTGCTTTGGCGTCGAAAGCCTCTTTGGTGTTATCCAACGACTGCGGCCCTTGTCATATTTTTCAGATGTTGAAAGCACCCATGATTATGGTCTGGGGTTGGCAAGAGATAAAAAATGGTTGGCGCTCTCCTTACCATGTCTTGACGGAATGGTACCTCGCTCATGATGCGTCATGGTGTGTATTTCCCGCCGAAGACAAAAAAAACATAAACGCTATCGTGCCAGAGCAGGTGACTGACATTGCGACCACTTACCTTGCTAAACAAAGCCTGTAA
- a CDS encoding glycosyltransferase family 4 protein, giving the protein MAKQLKSMHICHVNLATHFNGGENQTYELIKHQIGLGYDITVVVKANSKLHKKISTLSCSVIPVRHFVFGHLTKKASSFDVVHIHEGKATYWGLINHYLYKTPYVITRRIDNVISQKWITKHAYSKASATVGLSNTIVNRLLECNPEQNVLKIPSSPVSYPVSDTNVSQIKERFGNKFIIIQAANMLKHKGFDLTIEAAKKLATSHPSIHFCLLGDGKDMPFFQSLAVGLNNVTFVGKQENMGDWFKAANLQVHPSYNEGLGSVILEGMKAGLVVIGSNSGGIPDIIQHKHNGLLSQPGCSQSLCESIAYLHDNPDLVHSMAKASSKTIEKFSLTVASKMYEKLYFQVMEQTDRKALSENSSN; this is encoded by the coding sequence ATGGCTAAACAACTAAAATCTATGCATATCTGTCACGTAAACCTAGCCACTCATTTCAACGGTGGTGAAAACCAAACTTATGAGCTCATAAAGCACCAAATAGGGCTAGGTTATGACATAACCGTCGTTGTTAAAGCAAATAGCAAACTCCATAAAAAAATCTCAACTCTAAGCTGTAGTGTTATCCCAGTTAGGCATTTTGTATTTGGGCATCTAACTAAAAAAGCGTCTTCATTTGATGTCGTCCATATACATGAGGGCAAAGCCACTTATTGGGGTTTGATTAACCACTATTTGTACAAAACTCCATATGTCATCACACGTCGCATTGATAACGTAATCAGCCAGAAGTGGATTACAAAACATGCCTATTCGAAGGCGTCAGCAACTGTCGGCCTGAGCAATACCATTGTTAACCGTTTGCTAGAGTGTAATCCTGAGCAAAACGTGCTCAAAATCCCTAGCTCTCCTGTTAGCTACCCTGTTTCAGACACAAATGTCTCGCAGATAAAAGAGAGGTTTGGCAACAAGTTCATCATTATACAAGCTGCGAATATGCTTAAGCATAAAGGTTTTGACTTAACCATAGAGGCTGCTAAAAAATTAGCCACATCTCATCCTAGTATTCATTTTTGCTTGTTGGGTGATGGTAAAGACATGCCTTTCTTCCAATCTCTCGCGGTTGGGCTAAACAATGTGACATTTGTAGGAAAACAAGAAAATATGGGGGACTGGTTTAAAGCTGCAAACCTTCAAGTCCACCCATCCTATAATGAGGGGCTAGGCTCTGTCATTTTAGAGGGTATGAAGGCAGGACTTGTCGTTATCGGTAGCAACTCTGGCGGTATTCCCGATATTATCCAGCACAAGCACAACGGACTTCTATCTCAGCCTGGCTGTTCGCAAAGCTTATGCGAGAGCATTGCTTATCTACATGATAATCCAGATTTAGTTCATTCGATGGCCAAAGCCAGCTCCAAAACCATTGAGAAGTTTTCTTTAACTGTGGCATCCAAGATGTACGAGAAGTTGTACTTTCAAGTTATGGAGCAAACTGATCGTAAAGCGCTCTCAGAAAACTCCAGTAATTAG
- a CDS encoding glycosyltransferase family 25 protein produces MKAYCITLKGCGDRQQHITQVMSQTSLELEFFYGVDARTTQHPLLDNYNKRKYSYRMGREAAIGELGCYASHYLIWQKCIEENEPILVLEDDLNIDVEAFERSVEITKEHINECGYIRLENTGRKILSYATHNYDNQDLVKFLKVPQCTTAYAISPKAAKAFLESSDEFLYPVDVFLRNVWVHKQPMFGIWQAGLWGGNKPSLIGDRKRKGKKDYTVATMRLLNKAKSMLLNLSQNIRHLFTLRSTHAPTRFVRGE; encoded by the coding sequence ATGAAAGCTTACTGTATAACCTTAAAAGGTTGTGGTGACAGGCAGCAGCACATCACTCAAGTAATGAGTCAAACCTCTCTAGAGTTAGAGTTTTTCTATGGTGTCGATGCTAGAACCACGCAACATCCTCTTTTAGATAATTACAACAAAAGAAAATACTCTTACCGTATGGGACGCGAGGCGGCAATAGGTGAACTTGGTTGCTATGCAAGTCATTATCTCATTTGGCAAAAGTGTATCGAAGAAAATGAACCGATATTAGTTTTGGAAGATGACCTAAATATCGACGTAGAAGCTTTTGAAAGATCGGTTGAAATAACAAAAGAGCATATCAATGAGTGTGGATACATTCGACTCGAAAATACGGGGCGAAAAATTCTCTCTTATGCAACCCACAACTACGATAACCAAGACTTAGTCAAGTTTCTCAAAGTTCCTCAATGCACGACTGCCTATGCAATCTCTCCCAAAGCGGCAAAAGCATTTTTGGAAAGCAGTGACGAGTTCTTATATCCTGTCGATGTATTTTTGAGAAATGTTTGGGTTCACAAACAACCCATGTTTGGTATCTGGCAAGCAGGTCTATGGGGAGGAAACAAACCTTCATTAATCGGCGATAGGAAAAGAAAAGGGAAAAAAGACTACACGGTCGCGACGATGCGATTGCTCAACAAGGCCAAAAGTATGCTACTCAACTTAAGCCAAAACATTCGTCATCTGTTTACCCTGCGTTCTACACATGCTCCAACTCGATTTGTTCGCGGCGAGTAG
- the mutM gene encoding bifunctional DNA-formamidopyrimidine glycosylase/DNA-(apurinic or apyrimidinic site) lyase: protein MPELPEVEVSRLGITPHLQGQTIAKLTFRAPKLRWDIPQQELKKMEGQVITKISRRAKYLLIESNVGSAIVHLGMSGSLRVLDADFPAAKHDHVDLQLENGKILRYNDPRRFGAWLWCEKGQSHQVLENIGPEPLTDEFNADYIIEKAKNKRVAVKQFIMDNKVVVGVGNIYANESLFKAKISPLRPANKVTKKEWLLLVAEIKATLETAIRQGGTTLNDFAQPDGKPGYFVQELQVYGKAGEPCPICAEEIQEQKIGQRNTFYCRECQKD, encoded by the coding sequence ATGCCCGAACTACCCGAAGTCGAAGTCAGCCGCCTAGGCATCACACCACACCTGCAAGGCCAAACCATCGCAAAACTCACCTTCCGAGCCCCCAAACTACGCTGGGACATCCCACAGCAAGAGCTAAAAAAAATGGAAGGGCAGGTCATCACGAAAATCTCTAGACGAGCCAAATACCTGTTGATTGAAAGCAACGTCGGCAGCGCAATCGTCCATCTAGGCATGTCTGGCTCGCTAAGAGTCCTCGACGCTGACTTTCCTGCCGCTAAGCATGATCACGTCGATCTGCAGCTAGAGAACGGAAAAATCCTCCGCTACAACGACCCAAGACGCTTCGGAGCGTGGCTATGGTGTGAAAAAGGGCAATCACATCAGGTGCTGGAAAATATCGGCCCAGAGCCGCTGACAGATGAATTTAACGCTGATTACATCATCGAAAAAGCCAAGAACAAGCGAGTAGCTGTGAAGCAGTTCATTATGGACAACAAAGTCGTTGTGGGAGTAGGGAACATCTACGCCAATGAGTCTTTGTTTAAAGCGAAAATCAGCCCATTACGCCCGGCAAATAAAGTGACCAAGAAAGAGTGGTTGTTGCTGGTGGCTGAAATTAAAGCCACGCTTGAGACAGCGATTAGGCAGGGTGGAACCACACTCAATGACTTTGCTCAACCCGATGGCAAGCCAGGGTATTTTGTGCAGGAGTTACAAGTGTATGGTAAAGCGGGAGAACCCTGCCCAATTTGCGCCGAAGAAATTCAAGAGCAGAAAATTGGGCAGAGGAATACGTTTTATTGCAGAGAGTGTCAAAAAGACTAA
- the rpmG gene encoding 50S ribosomal protein L33 translates to MAKGIREKIRLVSSAGTGHFYTTDKNKRNMPGKFEIKKFDPVVRQHVMYKEAKIK, encoded by the coding sequence ATGGCTAAAGGCATTCGTGAGAAAATCCGTCTAGTATCTTCTGCAGGTACTGGTCACTTCTACACAACTGACAAAAACAAGCGTAACATGCCAGGCAAATTTGAGATCAAAAAGTTTGATCCAGTAGTTCGCCAACACGTTATGTACAAAGAAGCTAAAATCAAGTAA
- the rpmB gene encoding 50S ribosomal protein L28 — translation MSRVCQVTGKRPVTGNNRSHARNATKRRFLPNLQTHRFWVESEKRFVKLRLTAKGMRIIDKKGIDAVLVDIRARGENV, via the coding sequence ATGTCCCGAGTATGCCAAGTAACTGGTAAGCGTCCAGTAACGGGTAACAACCGTTCACACGCACGAAATGCTACTAAGCGTCGTTTTCTGCCGAACCTACAAACTCATCGTTTCTGGGTAGAGAGCGAAAAACGTTTTGTTAAACTACGTCTAACTGCTAAAGGCATGCGTATTATTGATAAGAAAGGCATCGATGCTGTTCTTGTTGATATCCGTGCTCGCGGCGAAAACGTTTAA